A single region of the Ptychodera flava strain L36383 chromosome 9, AS_Pfla_20210202, whole genome shotgun sequence genome encodes:
- the LOC139141160 gene encoding uncharacterized protein gives MENQIGIKGKKPKEKGKKTITPIRHISHVKKVEDLFDELPKEDKKYRCPLCRLDKYKPTWPSKVKKHLQSHDHRIQIKGYNLKVLACHLDCRQKKKDKHAHYHCLCGKTLARKDGFDAHWAECSKQFSSGNVGSIAESGIFSLESLDLEDCDIPDIDSLMFDDFEIDGVPVIESDGLLELCISTQETGEPDSTHLQMMPHPVEESEPDHHVPYSASMIKGKAEKVGYSHEQEQPHQVTQAHPTHHEQPDQFGKDTFYSSFLCKPHLSNQFNSECDSMNSEKVEAGMAIEMIPGDLINVFPLPKCGDDLFEKMNSQDDFFDKSTPVGSCDDQYEDHVKTNPPDSPTSDSDLDCKAVLNSFTDLTPLYNYLHGLETSMESDFSKLSEIEPMDSMDTDIPASKAGNGFMYGTTPSKHVGVTNDVQMEI, from the exons atggaaAATCAAATTGGCATAAAA ggGAAAAAGCCGAAAGAAAAGGGAAAGAAGACAATAACACCCATACGG CATATCTCACATGTGAAAAAAGTTGAGGATCTGTTCGACGAGTTGCCAAAGGAGGAcaagaaatatcgctgtccctTGTGTCGTCTTGACAAGTACAAACCAACATGGCCAAGCAAAGTAAAGAAACATCTCCAGTCACATGACCATCGTATTCAGATTAAAG GATACAATTTAAAAGTCCTTGCCTGCCACCTTGATTGTCGACAGAAGAAAAAGGATAAACATGCCCATTACCATTGTCTTTGTGGAAAGACACTTGCCAGAAAGGATGGGTTTGATGCGCATTGGGCTGAATGttcaaaacaattttcatcTGGTAATGTTG GATCCATTGCTGAAAGTGGGATATTCTCACTCGAAAGTTTGGACCTTGAAGATTGTGATATTCCTGACATTGACAGCCTtatgtttgatgattttgaaattgacGGTGTTCCTGTGATTGAATCAGATGGACTTCTTGAACTATGTATTTCTACACAAGAAACAGGTGAACCAGATAGTACGCATCTGCAAATGATGCCTCATCCAGTGGAGGAAAGTGAGCCTGACCACCACGTACCATACAGTGCATCAATGATAAAGGGAAAGGCT GAAAAAGTGGGATACAGTCACGAACAAGAACAGCCTCACCAAGTTACTCAAGCCCATCCCACTCACCATGAACAACCCGACCAGTTTGGCAAGGATACCTTTTACTCATCTTTCCTTTGCAAACCACATTTATCAAACCAG ttcaaCTCTGAATGTGACTCCATGAATTCCGAGAAAGTAGAAGCAGGAATGGCAATAGAGATGATACCAGGCGATTTGATAAATGTTTTTCCTTTGCCAAAATGTGGTGATGACCtctttgaaaaaatgaacagCCAAG ATGATTTCTTCGATAAAAGTACACCTGTTGGTAGCTGTGATGACCAGTATGAAGATCATGTCAAGACAAACCCCCCTGATAGTCCTACAAGTGAT AGTGACTTGGATTGCAAAGCTGTTCTTAACAGCTTCACGGATCTTACTCCGTTGTACAACTATCTACATGGCCTTGAAACATCCATGGAATCAG ATTTCTCCAAATTGAGTGAAATTGAGCCAATGGACTCGATGGACACTGACATTCCAGCATCAAAAGCAGGGAATG GTTTCATGTATGGGACAACCCCATCAAAGCATGTTGGAGTCACCAACGATGTTCAAATGGAAATCT